In one window of Rhinopithecus roxellana isolate Shanxi Qingling chromosome 15, ASM756505v1, whole genome shotgun sequence DNA:
- the LOC104655330 gene encoding high mobility group protein B3 translates to MAKGDPKKPKGKMSAYAFFVQTCREEHKKKNPEVPVNFAEFSKKCSERWKTMSGKEKSKFDEMAKADKVRYDREMKDYGPAKGGKKKKDPNAPKRPPSGFFLFCSEFRPKIKSTNPGISIGDVAKKLGEMWNNLNDSEKQPYITKAAKLKEKYEKDVADYKSKGKFDGAKGPAKVARKKVEEEDEEEEEEEEEEEEEEDE, encoded by the coding sequence ATGGCTAAAGGTGACCCGAAGAAACCAAAGGGCAAGATGTCTGCTTATGCCTTCTTTGTGCAGACGTGCAGAGAAGAACATAAGAAGAAAAACCCGGAGGTCCCTGTGAACTTTGCAGAATTTTCCAAGAAGTGCTCTGAGAGGTGGAAGACGATGTCCGGGAAAGAGAAATCTAAATTTGATGAAATGGCAAAGGCAGATAAAGTGCGCTATGACCGGGAAATGAAGGATTATGGACCAGCTAAGGGAGGCAAGAAGAAGAAGGATCCTAATGCTCCCAAAAGGCCACCGTCTGGATTCTTCCTGTTCTGTTCAGAATTCCGTCCCAAGATCAAATCCACAAACCCCGGCATCTCTATTGGAGACGTGGCAAAAAAGCTGGGTGAGATGTGGAATAATTTAAATGACAGTGAAAAGCAGCCTTACATCACTAAGGCAGCAAAGCTGAAGGAGAAGTATGAGAAGGATGTTGCCGACTATAAGTCAAAAGGAAAGTTTGATGGTGCAAAGGGTCCTGCTAAAGTTGCCCGGAAAAAggtggaagaggaagatgaagaagaggaggaggaagaagaggaggaggaggaggaggaggatgaataa